Proteins from a genomic interval of Pseudomonas anuradhapurensis:
- a CDS encoding DUF1289 domain-containing protein encodes MSNKSIKTPCVGLCSTVYGDTVCRGCKRFHHEVIHWNGYDDAQKRAVWLRLEQLLVQVMMAKLEVFDKALLRQQLEQRSIRFVEQQSEYCWAYQLIARGARMIRDLEAYGMVLLPEFRDWELPQLRDAIDREFFLLSEAHYQRYIAPAFLHKALGE; translated from the coding sequence ATGTCCAACAAGTCCATCAAGACCCCTTGTGTCGGCCTTTGCTCAACGGTGTATGGCGACACGGTATGCCGTGGCTGCAAGCGGTTTCACCATGAAGTGATCCACTGGAACGGCTACGACGATGCGCAAAAGCGTGCGGTGTGGCTGCGCTTGGAGCAACTGCTGGTGCAGGTGATGATGGCCAAGCTGGAAGTATTCGACAAAGCCCTGCTGCGCCAGCAACTGGAGCAGCGCTCCATCCGCTTTGTCGAGCAGCAGTCCGAGTATTGCTGGGCGTACCAGCTGATTGCCCGCGGGGCCCGGATGATTCGCGACCTGGAGGCTTACGGTATGGTGCTGCTGCCGGAGTTCCGCGACTGGGAGCTGCCGCAGCTGCGTGATGCCATCGATCGCGAATTTTTCCTCTTGTCCGAAGCGCATTACCAGCGTTACATCGCGCCGGCCTTCCTGCACAAGGCCTTGGGTGAGTAG
- the queD gene encoding 6-carboxytetrahydropterin synthase QueD — protein sequence MEIFKEFTFESAHRLPNVPAGHKCGRLHGHSFKVGLHLTGPLDPHTGWIRDFAEVKAIFKPIYDQLDHNYLNDIPGLENPTSEVIAKWIWDQVKPLMPELSKVRIHETCTSGCEYTGD from the coding sequence GTGGAAATTTTCAAAGAGTTCACATTCGAATCGGCGCACCGCCTGCCCAACGTCCCTGCCGGGCACAAATGCGGCCGCCTGCACGGCCACTCGTTCAAGGTCGGCCTGCACCTGACCGGCCCGCTCGACCCGCACACCGGCTGGATCCGCGACTTTGCCGAGGTGAAGGCGATCTTCAAGCCGATCTACGATCAGCTGGATCACAACTACCTGAACGACATCCCGGGGCTTGAGAACCCTACCAGCGAAGTCATCGCCAAATGGATCTGGGACCAGGTAAAGCCGCTGATGCCTGAACTGTCCAAGGTGCGCATTCATGAAACCTGCACCAGCGGCTGTGAATATACCGGCGACTGA
- a CDS encoding patatin-like phospholipase family protein, whose amino-acid sequence MSAIHVKYPALTFKAGQRALRQIRERGLQAADVGVLPGAAGGPKPLGIQGLDLALFGEWLPSAPRQRALIGASIGAWRFASACLDDPVAGIRRLGELYTEQDFAKGVTPSEISRSCQRMLDDLLQGRDGELLANPHYRLNILVVKSHGHLAHDHRARLGLGLGSVVASNLLGRARLARHFERIILHDGRATPPLDALTDFPSRCLPLDLANLRHALLASGSIPMVMEGVKDIPGAGAGTYRDGGLLDYHLDLPYRGDDLVLYPHFTDKVVPGWFDKALPWRRGDATRLQNVLLMTPSAQYLAALPYGKLPDRNDFKRFMGDAPSRKRYWYKAIAESQRLGDELLELLATGRLHDQLQAL is encoded by the coding sequence ATGAGCGCCATCCACGTCAAGTACCCCGCCCTCACCTTCAAGGCCGGCCAGCGTGCCCTGCGGCAGATCCGCGAGCGCGGCTTGCAGGCGGCCGATGTCGGTGTGCTGCCGGGCGCGGCGGGTGGGCCGAAGCCGCTGGGCATCCAGGGCCTGGACCTGGCACTGTTCGGTGAATGGCTGCCGTCGGCGCCCCGGCAGCGTGCCCTGATCGGCGCTTCGATCGGTGCCTGGCGCTTCGCCAGTGCCTGCCTTGACGACCCGGTCGCAGGCATCCGCCGCCTGGGCGAACTGTATACCGAGCAGGATTTTGCCAAGGGCGTCACGCCCTCCGAGATCAGCCGCAGCTGCCAACGCATGCTCGATGACCTGTTGCAAGGCCGCGACGGCGAGCTGCTGGCCAACCCGCACTATCGCCTGAACATCCTGGTGGTCAAGAGCCATGGGCATCTTGCCCACGACCATCGCGCGCGCCTGGGCCTTGGCCTGGGTTCGGTGGTTGCCAGCAACCTGCTTGGCCGTGCGCGCCTGGCCCGTCACTTCGAACGCATCATCCTCCACGATGGCCGCGCCACGCCGCCGCTCGACGCGCTCACCGATTTCCCCTCGCGCTGCCTGCCGCTGGACCTGGCCAACCTGCGCCATGCCCTGCTCGCCTCGGGCTCCATCCCCATGGTCATGGAGGGTGTGAAAGACATCCCCGGCGCCGGTGCCGGCACCTACCGCGACGGCGGCCTGCTCGATTACCACCTCGACCTGCCCTACCGCGGCGACGATTTGGTGCTGTACCCGCACTTCACCGACAAGGTCGTGCCTGGCTGGTTCGACAAGGCCCTGCCCTGGCGCAGGGGCGATGCCACGCGCCTGCAGAACGTGCTGCTGATGACGCCCTCGGCGCAATACCTGGCCGCTCTGCCCTACGGCAAGCTGCCTGACCGTAACGACTTCAAGCGCTTCATGGGTGATGCGCCAAGCCGTAAACGCTACTGGTACAAGGCCATTGCCGAAAGCCAGCGGCTGGGCGACGAGTTGCTGGAGTTGCTCGCCACCGGGCGGTTGCATGATCAGCTGCAAGCCTTGTAG
- a CDS encoding PepSY domain-containing protein — translation MKTLTALFTAAALAFGANAAFAKDVQPDEVVKLVNAKTIKSLDELKAAAVAKHPGATVTDSELEDEYGRYIYKVELRDSQNVEWDVDLDAKTGEVLKDERDN, via the coding sequence ATGAAAACCTTGACTGCCCTGTTCACCGCCGCCGCCCTCGCGTTCGGCGCCAACGCCGCCTTCGCCAAGGACGTGCAGCCCGACGAAGTGGTCAAACTGGTCAACGCCAAGACCATCAAGTCGCTGGACGAACTCAAGGCCGCTGCCGTGGCCAAGCACCCGGGCGCCACGGTCACCGACTCCGAGCTGGAAGACGAATACGGTCGCTACATCTACAAGGTCGAGCTGCGCGACAGCCAGAATGTCGAGTGGGATGTCGATCTGGATGCCAAGACCGGTGAAGTCCTCAAGGACGAGCGGGACAACTGA
- a CDS encoding PepSY domain-containing protein, with amino-acid sequence MIHLPRSARYLALVLLAACSLAMARDLDQDEALELRQKGVILPLEHLLETALGRHPGARLLEAELEEDDDRYAYEVELLTVEGVVREVKLDASTGTLLKDEEDD; translated from the coding sequence ATGATTCACCTACCGCGGTCGGCACGCTACCTCGCGCTGGTGCTGCTGGCCGCTTGTTCGCTGGCCATGGCCCGCGACCTTGACCAGGACGAAGCCCTGGAATTGCGCCAGAAGGGGGTCATCCTGCCACTCGAGCATCTGCTGGAAACTGCCCTGGGGCGTCACCCCGGGGCACGCCTGCTGGAGGCCGAACTGGAAGAGGATGACGATCGCTATGCCTATGAAGTCGAGTTGCTGACGGTTGAAGGTGTGGTGCGCGAGGTCAAGCTCGATGCCAGCACCGGCACGCTGCTCAAGGATGAGGAAGACGACTGA
- a CDS encoding response regulator transcription factor, producing the protein MRLLLVEDNVPLADELTSALQRQGYAVDWLADGRDAVYQGQSEPYDLIILDLGLPGLPGLEVLAQWRAAGLATPVLILTARGSWAERIEGLKAGADDYLSKPFHPEELQLRIQALLRRARGLANQPTLEAAGLHLDESRQCVSRDGVDIQLTAAEFRLLRYFMLHPQQILSKSHLAEHLYDGETERDSNVLEVHVNHLRRKLGRSVIETRRGQGYIYAGSSA; encoded by the coding sequence ATGCGCCTGTTGCTAGTCGAAGATAACGTGCCGCTGGCCGATGAACTGACCAGCGCACTGCAACGCCAGGGCTACGCTGTCGACTGGCTGGCCGATGGGCGTGATGCCGTGTACCAGGGGCAGAGCGAACCGTACGACCTGATCATCCTCGACCTGGGCTTGCCGGGCTTGCCGGGCCTTGAGGTGCTGGCGCAGTGGCGCGCTGCCGGCCTGGCCACACCGGTGTTGATCCTTACCGCGCGCGGCTCCTGGGCCGAGCGTATCGAAGGGCTGAAGGCCGGGGCCGATGACTACCTGAGCAAACCGTTTCACCCCGAAGAGCTGCAATTGCGCATCCAGGCGTTGCTGCGCCGTGCCCGTGGCCTGGCCAACCAACCGACGCTGGAGGCGGCCGGCCTGCACCTGGACGAAAGTCGCCAATGCGTCAGCCGCGACGGCGTGGATATCCAGCTGACCGCCGCCGAGTTCCGCCTGCTGCGCTATTTCATGCTGCATCCGCAGCAGATCCTGTCCAAGAGCCACCTGGCCGAGCATCTTTACGACGGCGAAACCGAGCGCGATTCCAACGTGCTGGAAGTGCACGTCAACCATTTGCGGCGCAAGCTCGGCCGCAGCGTCATCGAGACTCGCCGTGGGCAAGGCTATATCTATGCCGGGAGCAGCGCGTGA
- a CDS encoding sensor histidine kinase, giving the protein MKSIQARLSLGLVAVLVVVGLVLAQLTLWLFEAGLQRYLENGLRKESENLLVALVRGPSGLQLDERRISAAYQRPFSGYYFRIDFDKGTWRSRSLWDLDMPKPAAPGLSDSHQLGPEGQQLLALRADYRRLGQDISISVAQDYSPVRDGFRRMQQIGLGMGLVALVLVLVLQRITVTRSLRPLERARQQIAQLQQGQRSQLDAEVPSELAPLVGQINHLLQHTEDSLRRSRNALGNLGHALKTPLAVLLSLAASERLNALPEVRAQMREQLEQIQQRLARELNRARLAGDALPGAQFDCDAELPGLLATLGLIHGEGLLLASDVPSGLLLPWDREDFLELLGNLLDNACKWADSEVRLGIAVDAEGYRLWVDDDGPGIPDSQRQQVLERGSRLDEQVDGHGLGLGIVRDIIEAWGGRLALLESPLGGLRVSIDLPRKAR; this is encoded by the coding sequence GTGAAGTCGATCCAGGCGCGCCTTAGCCTGGGCCTGGTGGCGGTGCTGGTGGTGGTTGGCCTGGTGCTGGCGCAACTGACCCTGTGGCTGTTCGAGGCTGGCCTGCAGCGTTACCTGGAAAACGGCCTGCGCAAGGAAAGCGAGAACCTGCTGGTCGCCCTGGTGCGCGGACCTTCCGGCCTGCAGCTGGATGAGCGGCGTATCTCGGCGGCTTACCAGCGGCCGTTTTCCGGCTACTACTTCCGCATCGATTTCGATAAAGGTACTTGGCGTTCTCGCTCGCTGTGGGACCTGGACATGCCCAAACCTGCTGCGCCGGGTCTTTCCGACAGCCACCAACTGGGGCCGGAAGGTCAGCAATTGCTGGCCTTGCGCGCCGATTACCGGCGCCTGGGGCAGGACATCTCGATCAGCGTGGCACAGGACTATTCGCCGGTCCGCGACGGTTTCCGGCGCATGCAGCAGATCGGCCTGGGCATGGGCCTGGTGGCACTGGTTCTGGTGCTGGTGTTGCAACGCATCACCGTGACCCGCTCGCTGCGGCCACTGGAGCGCGCGCGTCAGCAGATCGCCCAGTTGCAGCAGGGCCAGCGCTCGCAGCTGGATGCCGAGGTGCCCAGCGAACTGGCGCCACTGGTGGGGCAGATCAACCATTTGTTGCAGCATACCGAAGACAGCCTGCGCCGCTCGCGCAATGCATTGGGCAACCTTGGCCATGCGCTGAAGACGCCGCTGGCGGTGCTGCTGAGCCTGGCCGCCAGCGAGCGGTTGAACGCATTGCCCGAGGTTCGCGCGCAGATGCGTGAGCAACTGGAGCAGATCCAGCAACGCCTGGCGCGCGAACTGAACCGGGCAAGGTTGGCGGGTGACGCGCTGCCGGGTGCGCAGTTCGACTGTGACGCCGAATTGCCGGGGCTGCTGGCGACGCTGGGGCTGATTCATGGTGAGGGCTTGTTGCTGGCCAGCGATGTACCGTCCGGGCTGTTGCTGCCATGGGACCGCGAGGACTTCCTCGAATTGCTCGGCAACCTGCTGGACAATGCCTGCAAGTGGGCTGACAGCGAGGTGCGCCTGGGCATTGCGGTGGATGCCGAGGGCTACCGGTTGTGGGTCGATGACGATGGCCCGGGCATCCCCGACAGCCAGCGGCAACAGGTGCTGGAGCGCGGGTCGCGGCTGGACGAGCAGGTTGACGGGCATGGCCTGGGGTTGGGCATCGTGCGCGATATCATCGAAGCCTGGGGCGGGCGCCTGGCGCTGCTGGAGAGCCCGTTGGGTGGGCTGCGAGTCAGCATCGACCTGCCGCGCAAGGCTCGATAA
- a CDS encoding HPP family protein, whose translation MSASRSESRLQRLLPAPLNIPPREWLRAAIGALLGLFLAGWLTSMAFGPGIALHLLGPLAASAVLVFAVHSGPLAQPWPVLGSYAVAGAVGLAMRQGFGAELWVAAAALGVSILVMCLLRCLHPPGGGVALSAVLADSGLTAMGDRLLEPVLLNALILITVAILYNRLTGVRYPKGAAPRKDLHHTHDPLPSERVGIRGEDLDQALEELGEFVDVTRDELERIILATEQHALQRSLGGITAASVMSRDVQFASPDTTLEQAWQMLASHHLKTLPVLQHGKLVGIVSLSDLVGPAMQRGRFSWRGWFGRKAVRMEQIMSRRVISVSSQHPLERLLPLLCEQGLHCLPVLEADQLVGVITQTDLIAGLKRQLLSRTEASDQRVPAL comes from the coding sequence ATGTCTGCCTCGCGTTCCGAAAGTCGTCTGCAGCGGCTGTTGCCTGCGCCGCTGAATATTCCCCCCAGAGAATGGTTGCGTGCCGCTATCGGTGCATTGCTCGGCCTGTTCCTCGCCGGTTGGCTGACCAGCATGGCCTTTGGCCCGGGCATCGCCTTGCACCTGCTCGGCCCGCTGGCGGCTTCGGCGGTGCTGGTGTTCGCCGTGCATTCCGGCCCGTTGGCCCAGCCCTGGCCGGTGCTGGGCAGCTACGCCGTGGCCGGTGCGGTCGGCCTGGCCATGCGCCAGGGCTTCGGCGCGGAGTTGTGGGTGGCCGCCGCTGCCCTGGGCGTCTCGATCCTGGTGATGTGCCTGCTGCGCTGCCTGCACCCACCGGGTGGCGGCGTGGCGCTGAGCGCGGTGCTGGCCGACTCGGGGCTGACCGCGATGGGCGATCGGCTTCTGGAGCCGGTGCTGCTCAATGCGCTGATCCTGATCACAGTGGCGATCCTCTACAACCGCCTGACCGGCGTGCGTTACCCGAAAGGCGCCGCGCCGCGCAAGGACCTGCACCATACCCATGACCCGCTGCCCAGCGAGCGGGTCGGCATCCGTGGCGAAGACCTGGACCAGGCACTGGAAGAACTGGGCGAGTTCGTCGACGTCACCCGTGACGAACTGGAACGCATCATCCTGGCCACCGAACAGCACGCCCTGCAGCGCAGCCTCGGCGGCATCACCGCCGCTTCGGTCATGTCCCGCGATGTTCAGTTCGCCTCGCCCGATACCACCCTGGAGCAGGCCTGGCAGATGCTGGCCAGCCATCACCTGAAAACCCTGCCGGTGCTGCAGCACGGCAAGCTGGTGGGCATCGTCAGCCTCAGCGACCTGGTCGGCCCGGCCATGCAGCGGGGCCGCTTCAGTTGGCGCGGCTGGTTCGGCCGCAAGGCGGTGCGCATGGAGCAGATAATGAGCCGCCGGGTCATCAGCGTCAGCAGCCAGCACCCGCTGGAGCGGTTGCTGCCGTTGCTGTGCGAGCAGGGCCTGCACTGCCTGCCGGTGCTGGAAGCCGACCAGCTGGTGGGGGTGATCACCCAGACCGACCTGATCGCCGGCCTCAAGCGCCAGTTGCTCAGCCGAACCGAAGCTTCAGATCAGCGGGTCCCAGCGTTGTGA
- a CDS encoding LysR family transcriptional regulator, translating into MDIDQARTFLEIVRCGSLVAAAERLFVSQTAITARVQRLEQQLGCQLFVRSRNGASLTSDGEAFVSYANQLVQTWEAARRDLPLPQGCQQVLHVGGEVSLGNPMMLDWVSALHQELPSHAIRSEVSDGESLLRKVEMGLLDAALVYQPTYGPGLQVEQLMEEKLIRVRRVDRPEPYIYIDWGEAFRRQHDAALPDCARPALSFNLGPLALQFILDQGGSGYFRTRVVQAYLDSGVFERVPQAPEFTYPTYLVYPRKRDSEALQQAFAILRRLVAAGASDWSQRWDPLI; encoded by the coding sequence ATGGACATCGATCAGGCCCGAACCTTTCTGGAAATCGTGCGTTGCGGCAGCCTGGTTGCCGCCGCCGAACGTCTGTTCGTGTCACAGACGGCAATTACCGCCCGTGTCCAGCGCCTCGAGCAGCAACTGGGTTGCCAGCTGTTCGTGCGCAGCCGCAACGGCGCCAGCCTGACCAGCGACGGCGAGGCTTTTGTCAGCTACGCCAACCAGCTGGTGCAAACCTGGGAAGCGGCGCGCCGCGACCTGCCGCTGCCGCAAGGCTGCCAGCAGGTGCTGCATGTAGGCGGTGAAGTGAGCCTGGGCAACCCGATGATGCTCGACTGGGTCAGTGCCCTGCACCAAGAGCTCCCCAGCCATGCCATCCGCAGCGAGGTGAGCGACGGCGAGTCGCTGCTGCGCAAGGTTGAAATGGGCCTGCTGGATGCCGCGCTGGTCTACCAGCCGACCTATGGCCCGGGGCTGCAGGTAGAGCAGTTGATGGAAGAAAAGCTGATCCGCGTGCGCCGGGTCGACCGCCCCGAGCCGTACATCTACATCGACTGGGGCGAAGCCTTCCGCCGCCAGCACGATGCCGCCCTGCCCGATTGCGCACGCCCGGCGCTGAGTTTCAACCTGGGGCCGCTGGCGTTGCAGTTCATTCTCGACCAGGGCGGCAGTGGCTACTTCCGCACCCGGGTCGTGCAAGCCTACCTGGACAGCGGGGTGTTCGAGCGGGTACCGCAAGCGCCGGAATTCACCTACCCGACCTATCTGGTGTACCCGCGCAAACGGGACAGCGAGGCCCTGCAACAAGCCTTCGCCATCCTGCGCCGGCTGGTAGCCGCCGGCGCCAGCGACTGGTCACAACGCTGGGACCCGCTGATCTGA
- a CDS encoding propionyl-CoA synthetase, producing the protein MSYQHSYAHSISDPAAFWAEQAAHLAWHRKPALTLQTNADGTHRWFADGRLNSCYLALDHQIEQGRGEQLALIYDSPVTGAQQAYTYHQLRDEVARLAGLLRQLGVNKGDGVIIYMPMVPQAAMAMLACARIGAVHSVVFGGFAANELALRIDDARPTLLLTASCGLEFDRVIAYKPLVDRALQLARHQPRKVLVLQRPQARAELQVGRDLDWQAALAQAEPVPPVELDAGDPLYIMYTSGTTGKPKGIVRENGGNAVALCYAMRHIYGMQAGDVWWGISDVGWVVGHSLIVYGPLMSGCTTVFYEGKPIRTPDASAYWRVVEQYKVNALFCAPTAMRAIRKEDPDGELIRKHDLSSLRQLFLAGEKLDSSTHEWLERVTGKPVHDHWWQTETGWPVTAPCVGLEGSAAKPGSSNRAVPGYHVQVLDDEGHLLGPNHQGSIVIALPLPPGCSQTLWGDHERYLQAYLRTYPGYYHTGDGGYLDDDGFVYIMGRTDDVINVSGHRLSTGEMEDLVARHPAVAECAVIGVHDEIKGQVPLALVVLKDGEGIAEAQLLVELVGSVREEIGALACFNRVRLVKRLPKTRSGKILRAVLRKIADGQDYVPPSTLDDPAVLGEIEAVLADLPRAG; encoded by the coding sequence ATGAGCTACCAGCACAGCTACGCCCATTCCATTTCCGACCCTGCCGCATTCTGGGCGGAACAGGCCGCGCACCTGGCCTGGCACCGCAAGCCAGCCCTGACCTTGCAAACCAACGCCGACGGTACCCACCGCTGGTTCGCCGATGGCCGCCTGAACAGCTGCTACCTGGCCCTCGATCACCAGATCGAGCAAGGCCGCGGCGAGCAGTTGGCGCTGATCTACGATTCGCCAGTGACCGGCGCGCAGCAGGCCTACACCTATCATCAGTTGCGTGACGAGGTGGCACGCCTGGCCGGTTTGCTGCGCCAGCTGGGGGTGAACAAGGGCGATGGGGTGATCATCTACATGCCCATGGTGCCGCAGGCGGCCATGGCCATGCTGGCCTGTGCGCGGATCGGAGCGGTGCATTCGGTGGTGTTCGGTGGCTTTGCCGCCAACGAACTGGCCTTGCGCATCGACGATGCCCGGCCAACCTTGCTGCTGACGGCCTCCTGCGGGCTGGAGTTCGACCGGGTGATCGCCTACAAGCCGCTGGTCGACCGCGCCCTGCAGCTGGCCCGCCACCAGCCGCGCAAGGTGCTGGTGCTGCAACGGCCGCAAGCCCGCGCCGAGCTGCAAGTGGGTCGTGACCTGGACTGGCAGGCGGCATTGGCGCAGGCCGAGCCGGTGCCACCGGTGGAGCTGGATGCGGGCGACCCGCTGTACATCATGTATACCTCGGGCACCACCGGCAAACCCAAAGGCATCGTGCGGGAAAACGGCGGCAACGCCGTGGCGCTGTGCTATGCCATGCGCCATATCTACGGCATGCAGGCGGGCGACGTGTGGTGGGGGATTTCCGATGTCGGCTGGGTAGTTGGCCATTCGCTGATCGTCTATGGGCCGCTGATGAGTGGCTGCACCACGGTGTTCTACGAAGGCAAGCCGATCCGCACCCCGGACGCTTCGGCCTACTGGCGGGTGGTGGAGCAGTACAAGGTCAATGCCCTGTTCTGTGCGCCCACCGCCATGCGCGCCATCCGCAAGGAAGACCCGGATGGCGAACTGATCCGCAAGCACGACCTGAGCTCGCTGCGCCAGTTGTTCCTGGCGGGCGAGAAACTCGATTCCAGCACCCACGAATGGTTGGAACGGGTCACTGGCAAGCCGGTGCACGACCACTGGTGGCAGACCGAGACCGGCTGGCCGGTCACCGCGCCCTGCGTCGGGCTGGAGGGCAGCGCGGCGAAGCCGGGGTCCAGCAACCGGGCGGTGCCGGGCTACCACGTGCAGGTGCTGGATGACGAGGGGCATTTGCTGGGGCCGAACCACCAGGGCTCGATCGTCATTGCCCTGCCGCTGCCACCCGGCTGCAGCCAGACGCTATGGGGCGACCACGAGCGCTACCTGCAGGCCTACCTGCGCACCTATCCGGGGTACTACCACACCGGCGATGGCGGGTACCTGGACGACGACGGCTTCGTCTACATCATGGGGCGCACGGATGACGTGATCAACGTGTCCGGGCATCGGCTGTCCACCGGCGAGATGGAGGACCTGGTGGCGCGTCATCCGGCAGTGGCCGAGTGCGCCGTAATCGGCGTGCATGACGAAATCAAGGGGCAGGTGCCACTGGCCCTGGTGGTGCTCAAGGATGGCGAGGGCATTGCCGAGGCACAGTTGCTGGTGGAGCTGGTGGGCAGCGTGCGCGAAGAGATTGGCGCATTGGCCTGCTTCAACCGGGTGCGGCTGGTGAAGCGGCTGCCCAAGACCCGCTCGGGGAAGATCCTGCGGGCCGTGTTGCGCAAGATTGCCGACGGGCAGGACTACGTGCCGCCTTCGACCTTGGATGACCCGGCGGTGCTCGGGGAGATCGAAGCGGTGCTGGCGGACTTGCCCAGGGCTGGCTGA
- the zapE gene encoding cell division protein ZapE encodes MPAWIPAPLRQLGRRLRDTAPQSELLGWFEEQARSRGYQLSDGQRRVIQCMAGQLAQLEQGQPRSLYLYGPVGRGKSWLLDGFFQAVPVAAKQRLHFHDFFARLHQGMHRHRALDDALGATLDELLGGCRVLCFDEFHVHDIGDAMLLTRLFNALFSRGVWLLVTSNYAPEGLLPNPLYHERFLPVIRLINSSMTVLEVSGDTDFRSLPANREHQRFTRGCYAWPGTAAQRQALGVPQQQPLMLEVNKRPLRALASDGRRVVFAFADLCEHATAVIDYLVLAERYDEWVIDGLDDLSQCSLAAQQRLVNLVDVLYDQDRQVIVIAKRPLEESLDGPLADLMRTRSRLGQLHQLGPQDRVA; translated from the coding sequence TTGCCTGCCTGGATTCCTGCCCCGTTACGCCAGCTCGGCCGGCGCTTGCGTGACACCGCCCCCCAGAGCGAGCTGCTCGGCTGGTTCGAAGAGCAGGCACGCAGCCGCGGTTATCAGCTCAGCGACGGCCAGCGCCGGGTAATCCAATGCATGGCCGGGCAACTGGCACAGCTCGAACAAGGCCAACCGCGCAGCCTGTACCTGTACGGCCCGGTGGGGCGCGGCAAGAGCTGGTTGCTCGATGGTTTCTTCCAGGCCGTGCCGGTAGCGGCCAAGCAACGCCTGCATTTCCATGACTTCTTTGCCCGCCTGCACCAGGGCATGCACCGCCACCGCGCGCTGGATGATGCGCTGGGCGCGACCCTCGACGAACTGCTGGGCGGCTGCCGGGTGCTGTGCTTCGACGAGTTCCACGTGCATGACATTGGCGATGCGATGTTGCTCACGCGCTTGTTCAACGCCCTGTTCAGCCGTGGGGTGTGGTTGCTGGTAACGTCCAATTATGCCCCCGAAGGGTTGCTGCCCAACCCGTTGTACCATGAGCGGTTCCTGCCGGTGATCCGCCTGATCAACAGCTCGATGACAGTGCTCGAGGTCAGCGGTGACACCGACTTCCGCAGCCTGCCGGCAAACCGCGAACATCAGCGCTTCACCCGTGGTTGCTATGCCTGGCCAGGCACGGCGGCACAACGCCAGGCGCTCGGGGTTCCGCAACAACAGCCGCTGATGCTGGAGGTGAACAAGCGCCCGTTGCGCGCGCTGGCCAGCGATGGCCGGCGGGTGGTGTTTGCCTTTGCAGACCTGTGCGAGCACGCCACGGCGGTTATCGACTACCTGGTACTGGCCGAGCGATACGATGAATGGGTCATCGATGGGCTGGACGATCTTTCGCAATGCTCGCTGGCGGCGCAGCAGCGTTTGGTCAACCTGGTGGATGTGCTGTATGACCAGGACCGGCAAGTGATAGTGATCGCTAAACGGCCGCTGGAAGAGAGCCTGGATGGGCCACTTGCCGACCTGATGCGCACCCGCAGCCGGCTGGGGCAGTTGCATCAGCTTGGGCCCCAGGATCGAGTTGCCTGA
- a CDS encoding DUF1810 domain-containing protein — MQSDYDLERFVEAQNRVYGQVMQELQAGHKRSHWMWYVFPQLDGLGRSAMAERYALAGIDAARAYLAHPLLGPRLQACVTALLQHGDKSARAMLGSPDDLKLRSCLTLFARAAPDNPLFQQALVQFYDGEPDPLTVSALVG, encoded by the coding sequence ATGCAAAGCGACTATGACCTGGAGCGCTTCGTCGAGGCGCAGAACCGGGTGTATGGCCAGGTGATGCAGGAGCTGCAGGCCGGGCACAAGCGCAGCCACTGGATGTGGTATGTGTTTCCACAGCTCGATGGCCTGGGCCGCAGCGCCATGGCCGAGCGGTATGCGTTGGCCGGGATCGACGCAGCCCGAGCCTACCTGGCCCACCCCTTGCTGGGGCCGCGGCTGCAAGCTTGCGTTACCGCGCTGCTGCAACATGGCGACAAGAGTGCCAGGGCCATGCTCGGCAGCCCGGATGACCTCAAGCTGCGTTCGTGCCTGACCCTGTTCGCCCGGGCGGCGCCCGACAACCCGTTGTTCCAGCAGGCACTGGTGCAGTTCTATGACGGCGAGCCAGACCCCCTGACGGTGTCCGCCTTGGTGGGTTAG